Proteins co-encoded in one Chiroxiphia lanceolata isolate bChiLan1 chromosome 21, bChiLan1.pri, whole genome shotgun sequence genomic window:
- the EDF1 gene encoding LOW QUALITY PROTEIN: endothelial differentiation-related factor 1 (The sequence of the model RefSeq protein was modified relative to this genomic sequence to represent the inferred CDS: inserted 2 bases in 1 codon), with amino-acid sequence MLPAFRLTTALPVTGVRVAQIRARDADPSPGAGRGQAGAARAGSQRWRRSDWDTVTVLAQEGPEQPPRPSSNQAILAAQRRGEDVETSKKWAAGQNKQHFITKNTAKLDRETEELHHDRVSLEVGKVIQQGRQSKGLTQKDLATKINENXQVIADYESGRAIPNNQVMGKIERAIGLKLRGKDIGKPLETGPKGK; translated from the exons ATGCTGCCCGCCTTCAGGCTGACGA CGGCTCTGCCCGTGACGGGCGTGCGCGTCGCCCAAATCCGCGCGCGCGACGCTGACCCCTccccgggggcggggcggggccaggCGGGCGCGGCCCGGGCGGGGTCGCAGCGATGGCGGAGAAGCGACTGGGATACGGTGACGGTGCTGGCGCAAGAAGGGCCCGAGCAGCCGCCCAGGCCAAGTTCCAA CCAGGCGATCTTGGCGGCCCAGCGGCGCGGGGAGGACGTGGAGACCTCTAAGAAGT GGGCAGCAGGCCAGAACAAACAACACTTCATTACAAAGAACACGGCCAAGCTTGACCGTGAAACAGAGGAGCTGCACCATGACAGAGTTTCCCTGGAGGTGGGCAAAGTGATCCAGCAGGGCCGGCAGAGCAAGGGCCTCACGCAGAAGGACCTGGCCACG AAAATCAATGAAAA ACAAGTTATCGCTGACTATGAGTCGGGACGAGCGATCCCCAACAACCAGGTCATGGGCAAGATCGAGAGAGCCATTG GCCTCAAACTGCGTGGGAAGGACATTGGAAAACCGCTGGAAACCGGACCCAAAGGGAAATGA
- the TRAF2 gene encoding LOW QUALITY PROTEIN: TNF receptor-associated factor 2 (The sequence of the model RefSeq protein was modified relative to this genomic sequence to represent the inferred CDS: deleted 3 bases in 3 codons): MAAANSSPPGSLDVSQPGFAKEILGTKLEVKYLCSDCKNILRRPFQAQCGHRYCSYCLKKIISAGPQKCASCIQEGIYEEGISILETSSAFPDNAARREVESLPAMCINSGCTWRGTIKEYEAHDEVCPEFPLTCEGCGKKIPREKFRDHVKTCGRSKVPCRFEAVGCAEVVENEKLLEHESKCLAEHLYMLLSSVLSLRAGAGDLKPLPALSSSQNNSPLLAANSLCSESELSRSLQLLGRCEALERKTVTFENIVCVLNREVERVSLTAEAYSRQHRLDQEKIETLSNKVRQLERSIGLKDLAMAEMEEKIRNMEASTYDGVFIWKITEFARKRQEAITGRSPAIFSPAFYTSKYGYKMCLRVYLNGDGTGRGTHLSLFFVVMKGPNDALLRWPFNQKVTLMLLDQNNREHIIDAFRPDVTSSSFQRPVTEMNIASGCPLFCPVSVMEAKNSYVRDDAIFIKAIVDLTGL; the protein is encoded by the exons ATGGCAGCAGCAAACTCTTCTCCACCTGGTTCTTTGGATGTAAGTCAG CCTGGGTTTGCAAAGGAGATCCTGGGAACTAAACTGGAGGTCAAATACCTCTGCTCTGATTGCAAGAACATCCTGAGGCGGCCGTTCCAGGCACAGTGT GGCCATCGCTACTGCTCCTACTGCCTGAAGAAAATCAT taGTGCTGGACCTCAAAAGTGTGCCAGCTGTATCCAGGAAGGAATATACGAAGAAGGAATTTCTATTTTG GAAACAAGCTCG GCTTTCCCCGACAACGCGGCGCGGCGGGAGGTGGAGAGTCTGCCAGCCATGTGCATCAACAGTGGCTGCACCTGGAGGGGCACCATCAAAGAGTACGAG GCTCATGATGAAGTCTGCCCTGAATTCCCGCTGACTTGTGAAGGCTGTGGGAAGAAGATTCCCAGGGAGAAG tTTCGGGACCATGTGAAGACCTGTGGCAGATCCAAAGTGCCTTGCCGGTTCGAGgctgtgggctgtgctgaggtg gtggaaaatgaaaagctcCTGGAACATGAAAGCAAGTGTTTGGCGGAGCATCTCTacatgctgctgagctctgtgctcagcctcagggctggtgctggggacCTGAAACCCCTTCCTGCACTTTCCTCATCGCAAAACAACTCCCCGCTGCTGGCAGCAAACTCACTGTGCTCAGAGTCAGAGCTCTCCCGGTCCCTGCAGCTCTTAGGAAGGTGTGAGGCCCTCGAGAGGAAAACAGTGACCTTTGAGAACATTGTCTGTGTGCTGAACCGGGAGGTGGAGAGAGTGTCCCTGACAGCCGAAGCCTACAGCCGCCAGCACCGGCTGGACCAGGAGAAAATCGAAACGCTGAGCAACAAG GTCcggcagctggagaggagcatCGGGCTCAAAGACCTGGCCATGGCAGAGATGGAGGAGAAGATCCGCAACATGGAAGCTTCCACCTATGATGGGGTCTTCATCTGGAAGATAACAGAGTTTGCCAGGAAGCGTCAGGAGGCGATAACAGGCCGCTCCCCTGCCATCTTCTCTCCAG CTTTCTACACCAGCAAGTACGGCTACAAGATGTGTCTCCGTGTGTACTTGAACGGGGATGGCACCGGGCGTGGGACCCACCTGTCCTTGTTTTTTGTGGTGATGAAGGGACCCAACGACGCGCTGCTGCGGTGGCCCTTCAACCAGAAG GTCACCCTGATGCTCCTGGACCAGAACAACCGGGAGCACATCATTGATGCCTTCCGCCCCGACGTGACGTCCTCCTCCTTCCAGCGCCCCGTCACGGAGATGAACATCGCCAGTGGCTGCCCCCTCTTCTGCCCCGTCTCTGTCATGGAAGCCAAGAACTCCTACGTGCGTGATGACGCCATCTTTATTAAAGCCATCGTGGATCTCACAGGCCTCTAA
- the FBXW5 gene encoding LOW QUALITY PROTEIN: F-box/WD repeat-containing protein 5 (The sequence of the model RefSeq protein was modified relative to this genomic sequence to represent the inferred CDS: inserted 2 bases in 2 codons; deleted 3 bases in 3 codons), translated as MAAGGPRLPDTVXFEIFLYLDHADVLSVGLVCQQWRAVARDEFLWKDLFYRYYRVSRDVPRHPAAVSWYDEFQRLYDTIPCVEVQALKEHNDQVLHLSFSHSGCLFASCSKDCTVKIWSNELDISLQHSSNMRPYNWSYTQFSQFNSDDXLLLVSGVFVGPHNSSSGEIAVISMENFTLLSRVRNKPYDVFGCWLNETNLISGNLHRIGRITSCSVLWLNNAFQGIESENVNVVKRLFKIQNLNASTIRTVMVADCSRYDSPDLLLDYEEQLAASSTCPVFDLGSDSEEEEAKPKRPPEPAVQELLDAGGVPAEDGLQQFFDDIMGGHMRPAMTDTELETKVAELFVRNRTKPPEPNLLPTDSSSKTKYLIFTTGCLTYSPHQIGIKRILPHQMTTAGPVLGEERRSDEFFDSLDHVIDIHGHIIGMGLSPDHRYLYVNSRAWPRDCVISDPMQPPPIAEEIDLHVFDLKTMKEVKRALRAHRAYTPNEECFFIFLDVSRDFVASGAEDRHGYIWDRHYNICLAKLQHDNVVNSVAFSPVEQELLLTASDDTTIKVWRSPRAVRIRQARRPRPRKLLFSWLMNQKS; from the exons ATGGCCGCAGGCGGGCCCCGGCTGCCGGACACCG CGTTCGAGATCTTCCTGTACCTGGACCACGCCGACGTGCTCTCGGTGGGGCTCGTGTGCCAGCAGTGGCGCGCCGTGGCCCGCGACGAGTTCCTGTGGAAGGAC CTGTTCTACCGCTACTACCGCGTGTCCCGGGACGTGCCGCGGCACCCGG CTGCTGTCTCCTGGTATGATGAGTTCCAGAGGCTCTACGACACCATCCCTTGCGTGGAGGTGCAGGCCCTGAAGGAGCACAATGACCAGGTT TTGCACCTCAGCTTCTCGCACTCTGGCTGCCTGTTTGCATCCTGCTCCAAAGACTGCACAGTCAAG ATCTGGAGCAATGAG CTGGAcatctctctgcagcacagctccaacATGAGACCATACAACTGGAGCTACACCCAGTTCTCCCAGTTCAACTCCGATG TCCTTCTGCTGGTATCTGGTGTCTTTGTGGGGCCTCACAACTCCTCCTCAGGGGAGATCGCTGTGATCAGCATGG AGAACTTCACACTGCTTTCCAGAGTGAGGAATAAACCCTACGATGTGTTTGGCTGCTGGCTGAATGAAACCAACTTGATCTCAGGCAATCTGCATCGGATTGGGCGCATAACCTCCTGCTCGGTGCTGTGGCTGAACAATGCTTTCCAG GGCATCGAGTCTGAGAACGTGAATGTAGTGAAGAGACTGTTCAAAATCCAGAACCTGAACGCCAGCACCATCCGGACCGTGATGGTGGCTGACTGCAGCCGATACGATTCCCCGGACCTGCTCCTGGACTACGAGGAGCAGCTCGCTGCTTCCTCCACCTGCCCAGTCTTTGATCTTGGCAGTGACAGCGAGGAAGAAGAGGCCAAGCCCAAGCGGCCTCCAGAGCCAGCCGTACAGGAATTGCTGGATGCCGGGGGTGTGCCGGCAGAGGACGGGCTGCAGCAGTTCTTTGATGATATCATGGGGGGCCACATGAGGCCTGCCATGACTGACACAGAGCTGGAGACAAAGGTGGCCGAGCTGTTTGTGCGTAACAGAACTAAACCGCCTGAGCCAAACCTGCTCCCCACGGACAGCAGTAGCAAGACTAAGTACTTAATCTTCACCACAGGATGCCTCACCTACTCTCCACACCAAATAG GGATTAAAAGGATCCTGCCCCATCAGATGACAACTGCTGGGCCggtgctgggggaggagaggcGCTCGGATGAGTTCTTTGACTCCCTGGATCACGTCATTGACATCCATGGGCACATCATCGGCATGGGCCTGTCCCCTGACCACCG GTACCTGTACGTGAACAGCCGGGCCTGGCCGCGGGACTGCGTCATCTCTGACCCGATGCAGCCTCCCCCCATCGCCGAGGAGATCGACCTGCACGTGTTCGACCTGAAGACGATGAAGGAGGTGAAGCGAGCCCTGCGTGCGCACCGGGCCTACACACCCAACGAGGAGTGCTTCTTCATCTTCCTGGACGTCAGCAGGGACTTTGTGGCGAG CGGGGCAGAAGATCGACACGGCTACATCTGGGACCGGCACTACAACATCTGCCTGGCCAAGCTGCAGCATGACAACGTGGTGAACTCGGTGGCATTCAGCCCggtggagcaggagctgctgctgacagccAGCGATGACACCACCATCAAGGTGTGGCGGTCCCCGCGGGCTGTGCGCATCCGGCAGGCCAGGAGACCCCGGCCCAGGAAACTGCTCTTCTCCTGGCTCATGAACCAGAAAAGCTGA